A section of the Solitalea canadensis DSM 3403 genome encodes:
- a CDS encoding OmpA family protein: protein MKRFLGMLTLVGFICSAELSYGQVEKADQEFEQLSYFSALELYKKAFEQTKTVPILQKIVECCKRTNRYKEWESWAAKLIAADNKNPDNYLTYGDALMRNGKYTDAKQAYYLYGRYSNGKLFESQFLQASCDSALNQMNSPITTATVKTLDVLSTPYSDWGLTKYRNGFVFSSDRPWEQKTIDKNEKKLYGWTGRPFLKIFYVESDPEKNSWGTPTLFSDFFNGEYHTAGAAFNERQNTVFFTRTRFVNTPETGTKPVLRLEIFMSEAWKEAKPFKYNSILKYSVGDPAVTSDGTRLYFVSDMQGGYGGTDIYYCDMGADGEWGPFKNAGPGINTKGDERFPTLMGDNVMFFSSNGRIGMGGLDIYRATQEKGEWKNVLRMDYPINSPQDDFSLVVTKISGVPENADKIKLEGFFSSDRFDSKGADDIYQFTCVMPQFQKEYYYKGRTMNKETGLPITNVTITVTDLSSKVSTTFKSNDKGDYEVPLKPNRQYEIVMKKNNYFASKQMFNTGDKLRMDMLQSDLTFDPIVLDRSIRLNNIYYDFNKSTITAESQAELDNLVGVMKENPEIIVELGAHTDSRGDAAVNLALSQKRAQAVVDYVVGKGIPATRITGKGYGKTKPLVMCEGGNECSEAEHALNRRTEFKVTRVRTDMAAATK from the coding sequence ATGAAACGTTTTCTCGGAATGTTAACATTAGTAGGGTTTATCTGCAGTGCAGAACTCTCCTACGGACAAGTTGAAAAGGCTGATCAAGAATTCGAACAGCTGAGTTACTTCAGTGCTCTTGAGCTTTACAAAAAAGCATTTGAGCAAACTAAAACAGTTCCAATTCTCCAAAAAATTGTGGAGTGTTGTAAAAGAACTAATCGTTACAAAGAATGGGAATCTTGGGCTGCTAAACTAATCGCGGCTGATAACAAGAATCCTGATAATTACCTGACTTATGGTGATGCTTTGATGCGTAATGGTAAGTATACCGACGCTAAGCAAGCATACTATTTATATGGTCGTTATTCAAATGGTAAGTTATTTGAATCGCAATTCTTACAAGCTTCTTGTGATAGTGCGTTAAACCAAATGAATTCACCTATTACTACAGCTACTGTTAAAACGCTAGATGTACTAAGTACTCCTTATTCTGACTGGGGATTGACCAAATACCGTAACGGATTTGTGTTCAGTTCTGATCGTCCTTGGGAGCAAAAAACGATCGATAAAAACGAAAAGAAACTTTACGGCTGGACTGGTCGTCCTTTCTTGAAAATTTTCTATGTGGAGAGTGATCCTGAGAAAAACTCATGGGGTACTCCTACATTATTCTCAGACTTCTTTAATGGTGAGTACCACACTGCTGGTGCAGCATTCAACGAGCGTCAAAATACTGTATTCTTTACTCGTACTCGTTTTGTTAACACTCCTGAAACAGGAACTAAACCAGTTTTACGTTTAGAGATATTTATGTCTGAAGCTTGGAAAGAAGCTAAACCATTTAAATACAACTCAATTCTTAAATACTCTGTAGGTGACCCTGCTGTTACTTCTGATGGTACCCGCTTGTATTTTGTATCTGATATGCAAGGTGGTTACGGTGGTACAGATATTTACTATTGCGATATGGGTGCTGATGGCGAATGGGGTCCATTTAAAAATGCGGGTCCTGGTATCAACACTAAAGGTGATGAGCGTTTCCCTACATTAATGGGTGATAACGTTATGTTCTTCTCTTCAAATGGTCGTATCGGTATGGGTGGTCTTGATATTTATCGTGCTACTCAGGAAAAAGGTGAATGGAAAAACGTACTTCGTATGGACTACCCAATCAACTCGCCTCAAGATGACTTCAGTTTAGTTGTAACTAAAATTTCAGGTGTTCCTGAAAATGCAGATAAAATCAAATTAGAAGGTTTCTTCTCTTCAGATCGTTTCGATTCTAAAGGTGCTGATGATATTTACCAGTTTACTTGTGTTATGCCTCAGTTCCAAAAAGAGTACTACTATAAAGGTCGTACTATGAACAAAGAAACTGGATTGCCAATTACTAATGTTACTATTACTGTAACTGATCTTAGCAGCAAAGTATCAACTACGTTCAAATCAAATGATAAAGGTGATTACGAAGTTCCGTTAAAACCTAATCGTCAGTATGAGATCGTGATGAAGAAAAATAATTATTTTGCTTCAAAACAAATGTTCAATACCGGTGATAAATTACGTATGGATATGTTACAGTCTGACTTAACATTTGATCCTATCGTATTGGATCGTTCAATCCGTTTGAATAACATTTATTACGATTTCAACAAATCAACCATCACTGCTGAGTCTCAAGCTGAATTAGATAACTTAGTAGGTGTAATGAAAGAAAACCCTGAGATTATTGTTGAGTTAGGTGCTCACACTGATTCTCGCGGTGATGCTGCTGTTAACCTTGCATTATCACAAAAACGTGCTCAAGCGGTTGTTGATTATGTGGTAGGCAAAGGCATTCCTGCTACTCGTATTACAGGTAAAGGTTACGGTAAAACAAAACCACTTGTAATGTGTGAAGGTGGAAACGAGTGCAGCGAAGCAGAACATGCGTTAAATCGTCGTACTGAGTTTAAAGTAACTCGCGTTCGTACAGATATGGCAGCTGCTACAAAATAA
- a CDS encoding glycosyltransferase, with product MQLEKKLLVEIAWEVCNQVGGIYTVIRSKAPAMVDIWGDNYCLIGPMFPGKMPAEFEPTDKYNDAFGRAVLKMQKLGFEVHYGYWLVSGKPKVILINFAPIYSRLHEVKYFLWENHKIDTSSFDELVDQTIAFGETVKQLLEQLAQPGTTTKKIHAHFHEWMVGTPIAHIKKNALPIKTVFTTHATQLGRYLATTTPRFYDILPGVNWEKEARRFNCLSKVLIERSAAQNADVFTTVSEITGSECEILIGRKPDVITPNGINIERFVALHEFQNLHVEYKQKINQFVMGHFFHNYSFDLENTLYFFTSGRFEYVNKGFDLTIDAIDRLNKKMKKSGIDVTVVLFIITKQEYHSINSKVLHSRALMEEVRDTCTAIRKQVGDKLFLASAYNPDQKMPALNDFVDDYWKLRLRRTLLSWKNDELPYIVTHDLVDNHNDQIVNHLRRVNMVNEKNDRVKIVYHPDFISPTNPLFGLEYHQFIRGCHLGVFPSYYEPWGYTPLECIASGIPTVTSDLSGFGDYVLSNLPSEESHGIYIVRRRHNDYTKAAESLANMLFSFVQLTRRERISQRNMVESSSENFDWKYLVKYYRDAYQLIIEDDSVTEEI from the coding sequence ATGCAGCTAGAGAAGAAACTTTTAGTCGAAATCGCTTGGGAAGTATGTAACCAGGTTGGGGGCATTTATACGGTTATTCGTTCTAAGGCTCCTGCAATGGTTGATATATGGGGCGATAATTATTGCCTGATCGGGCCTATGTTCCCAGGAAAAATGCCTGCAGAGTTTGAACCTACCGACAAATACAATGATGCTTTTGGACGTGCCGTACTAAAAATGCAAAAACTTGGTTTTGAGGTTCATTATGGCTATTGGCTGGTATCCGGCAAACCTAAAGTTATCCTGATCAATTTTGCTCCTATCTACAGCCGATTACATGAGGTCAAATATTTCCTTTGGGAAAATCACAAAATCGATACTTCCAGTTTTGATGAATTAGTTGACCAAACCATTGCGTTTGGAGAAACTGTAAAACAATTACTGGAACAACTCGCCCAACCTGGCACTACAACCAAAAAAATTCATGCACATTTTCATGAATGGATGGTAGGCACACCGATAGCGCATATCAAAAAAAATGCATTACCGATAAAAACGGTATTTACCACTCACGCCACCCAATTAGGAAGGTATCTTGCTACTACAACACCACGATTCTATGATATTTTACCGGGTGTAAACTGGGAAAAGGAAGCTCGCAGATTCAATTGCCTATCAAAAGTACTAATTGAACGAAGTGCGGCTCAAAATGCAGATGTATTTACTACGGTAAGTGAAATTACCGGCTCTGAATGTGAAATACTGATTGGAAGAAAACCCGATGTAATTACTCCAAATGGAATTAACATCGAACGTTTTGTGGCCTTGCATGAGTTTCAAAATTTACATGTGGAGTATAAGCAAAAGATCAATCAGTTTGTAATGGGACATTTCTTTCATAACTATTCTTTTGATCTTGAAAATACGCTTTACTTTTTTACTTCCGGAAGATTTGAATATGTGAACAAAGGATTTGACCTAACGATAGATGCGATTGACCGGCTGAATAAAAAAATGAAGAAATCAGGTATTGATGTTACGGTTGTTTTATTCATAATTACCAAACAAGAGTATCATTCCATCAACTCAAAAGTGTTGCATTCACGTGCGCTGATGGAAGAAGTTAGGGATACCTGTACAGCGATAAGAAAACAGGTTGGCGATAAGCTTTTTCTTGCTTCTGCCTATAATCCTGATCAAAAAATGCCGGCTCTTAATGATTTTGTTGATGATTACTGGAAATTACGTTTACGTAGAACATTGTTGAGCTGGAAAAATGACGAACTACCCTATATTGTTACGCATGATTTGGTAGATAATCATAATGATCAGATTGTAAATCATCTGCGACGTGTAAACATGGTGAACGAAAAAAATGATAGGGTTAAAATCGTTTATCACCCAGACTTTATCTCTCCTACCAATCCTTTATTTGGCCTGGAATATCATCAATTTATCAGAGGTTGCCATTTAGGTGTATTTCCAAGCTACTATGAACCCTGGGGATACACACCGCTAGAATGTATAGCCAGTGGCATTCCTACTGTTACAAGTGATCTTTCCGGCTTTGGCGATTATGTATTGAGCAATTTGCCTAGCGAGGAATCACATGGTATCTATATTGTTCGCCGTCGGCATAACGATTACACCAAAGCCGCCGAATCATTAGCTAATATGCTTTTTAGTTTTGTACAGCTAACCCGACGAGAACGCATCTCACAACGAAATATGGTAGAAAGTTCATCGGAAAATTTCGACTGGAAATACCTGGTTAAATACTATAGAGATGCTTATCAATTAATTATCGAAGACGATTCAGTTACTGAAGAAATTTAA
- a CDS encoding pyridoxal-phosphate dependent enzyme — MKYYNNILETIGNTPMVKLNKLVEDIPATILAKVETFNPGNSIKDRMALKMIEDAEKEGKLKPGYTIIEGTSGNTGMGLAIAAIIKGYKCIFTTTDKQSKEKVDALKAFGAEVIVCPTNVDPEDPRSYYSVSSRLVKETPNSWKANQYDNLSNSQAHYEQTGPEIWEQTEGKITHLVVGVGTGGTICGTGRYLKEKNPNIKVWGIDTYGSVFKKYKETGVFDKNEIYPYITEGIGEDFLPENVDMEVIDLFEKVTDKDAAIYTREIVKKEGIFVGNSAGAAIAGIKQLKDKLTKDDVVVVIFHDHGTRYLGKMFNDDWMRERGFLQEEFITAKDLVKDHPAALVTIGSGEPVSNAIEKMKKYGISQIPVKRDGEFAGVLDESHLFRLMVGDNLTANKLIEDVMLPALPEVSGDDSIKKVTKHISHGHRAVLVKLDDGSYHIITQQDIITHI, encoded by the coding sequence ATGAAGTATTACAATAATATATTAGAAACTATTGGGAATACGCCAATGGTTAAACTCAATAAATTGGTTGAAGATATTCCGGCTACTATTTTGGCCAAAGTGGAAACATTTAACCCGGGTAATTCGATTAAAGACCGTATGGCTTTAAAGATGATTGAAGATGCAGAGAAGGAAGGGAAACTAAAGCCTGGTTATACCATTATTGAAGGCACTTCCGGTAATACCGGTATGGGATTGGCTATTGCAGCCATCATTAAAGGATATAAATGTATTTTCACTACAACTGATAAGCAATCAAAAGAAAAGGTGGATGCATTGAAAGCTTTTGGTGCAGAAGTTATTGTTTGTCCGACTAACGTTGATCCGGAAGATCCTCGCTCTTATTATTCAGTTTCATCGCGTCTAGTGAAAGAAACACCAAATTCATGGAAGGCTAATCAATATGATAATCTTTCCAATTCTCAAGCGCATTATGAGCAAACCGGTCCTGAAATTTGGGAGCAAACGGAAGGAAAGATTACTCACCTGGTTGTTGGAGTTGGAACAGGCGGTACAATATGTGGTACTGGCCGATATTTAAAAGAAAAGAATCCGAATATTAAAGTTTGGGGAATTGATACGTATGGTTCGGTTTTCAAAAAGTATAAGGAAACTGGTGTATTTGATAAAAATGAGATTTACCCTTATATAACTGAAGGTATAGGTGAAGATTTCTTGCCTGAGAACGTGGATATGGAGGTAATTGATCTGTTTGAAAAAGTAACGGATAAAGATGCCGCAATCTACACTAGAGAAATTGTAAAAAAAGAAGGGATTTTTGTTGGGAATTCTGCAGGTGCAGCTATAGCTGGTATAAAGCAATTAAAAGACAAACTAACTAAAGACGATGTTGTGGTAGTAATTTTCCATGATCACGGTACTCGGTATTTGGGCAAAATGTTCAATGATGACTGGATGCGTGAGCGTGGATTCTTGCAAGAAGAGTTTATAACCGCAAAAGATTTAGTTAAGGATCATCCGGCTGCTTTGGTAACAATTGGTTCTGGTGAGCCCGTTTCTAATGCTATTGAGAAAATGAAAAAATATGGTATTTCTCAAATCCCGGTTAAACGTGATGGTGAGTTTGCTGGTGTTTTAGATGAAAGTCATTTATTCCGTTTAATGGTAGGAGATAATCTAACTGCTAATAAATTAATTGAGGATGTAATGTTACCGGCTTTACCGGAAGTTAGCGGAGATGACTCTATTAAAAAGGTAACTAAACACATTAGTCACGGACACAGAGCTGTTTTGGTTAAGCTGGATGATGGGTCTTATCATATCATTACTCAGCAGGATATTATCACTCATATATAG
- a CDS encoding acetate/propionate family kinase: MKIFVINSGSSSIKYQLFEMPAAKTICSGLVERIGLSDSIITHKVFTDGTDEVTIKNLDILDHAIGLQEVNALLTDPKIGVIHDTDEIEVVGHRVVHGGEQFAVTTIISPAVKEQIKKLFPLAPLHNPANYLGIDVAEKIFKKAKQVAVFDTAFHQTMPEVAFRYAIPNEFYYTHGIRAYGFHGTSHKYVSEQAATYLNKKDAKVITIHLGNGCSMAAVDSGKCVDNSMGLGPMNGLIMGTRCGDIDQSVIFHLVNQLGYDLDQVNTILNKKSGMVGLTGHSDMRDITAELQKGSKDAQLAYDMYTYRIRKYIGTFTAVLNGLDAIVFTAGVGENDALTRKLSISNLEYLGIQLDEEKNLKREKGIREINAVDSKVKVLVIPTNEELEIAQQCHKLLH; the protein is encoded by the coding sequence ATGAAAATATTCGTAATAAACTCAGGAAGCAGTTCCATTAAATATCAATTATTTGAAATGCCTGCAGCAAAAACAATCTGCAGTGGATTGGTGGAACGTATCGGCTTATCTGACTCAATCATAACACATAAAGTATTTACAGATGGCACCGATGAGGTTACCATTAAGAACCTAGATATTTTAGATCATGCAATTGGCTTACAAGAAGTAAATGCTTTGTTAACTGATCCTAAAATCGGTGTTATTCATGACACGGATGAAATTGAAGTGGTGGGACACCGTGTAGTTCATGGAGGAGAGCAGTTTGCGGTAACGACCATTATCTCTCCTGCAGTTAAAGAACAAATCAAAAAGTTATTCCCTCTTGCTCCTCTTCATAATCCCGCCAACTATTTAGGGATTGATGTAGCTGAGAAAATCTTTAAAAAAGCTAAACAAGTTGCTGTATTTGATACTGCATTTCATCAAACAATGCCTGAAGTAGCTTTCCGATATGCAATTCCTAATGAATTCTATTATACACACGGAATAAGGGCTTATGGATTTCATGGTACCAGTCATAAATATGTTTCTGAACAAGCAGCAACGTACCTGAATAAAAAAGATGCGAAGGTTATCACCATTCACCTTGGTAATGGTTGTAGTATGGCGGCTGTTGATTCAGGAAAATGTGTTGACAATAGCATGGGACTTGGCCCTATGAATGGATTAATTATGGGTACTCGTTGTGGAGACATTGATCAATCGGTGATCTTTCATCTTGTAAATCAATTGGGATATGACCTCGACCAAGTGAATACCATTTTAAATAAGAAAAGCGGCATGGTGGGTTTAACCGGACACAGTGATATGCGTGACATTACGGCTGAACTACAAAAAGGCAGTAAAGATGCTCAACTGGCGTATGATATGTATACTTATCGCATTCGTAAATATATTGGCACTTTTACTGCAGTTTTAAACGGACTTGATGCTATCGTGTTTACAGCCGGTGTGGGAGAAAATGATGCCCTAACCCGTAAACTTTCTATCAGCAATCTGGAATACTTAGGTATACAGCTGGATGAAGAAAAGAACTTAAAACGTGAAAAAGGAATTCGCGAGATAAATGCCGTTGATTCGAAAGTTAAAGTTTTAGTTATTCCAACAAACGAAGAGCTGGAAATTGCCCAGCAATGTCATAAATTACTTCATTAA
- the pta gene encoding phosphate acetyltransferase encodes MTNAIYIATSEPYSGKSVVALGLMNMLSSKAKRIAYFKPIVDDDPVKLKKDSTIQTIIRYFELEQDYTASYAFTRSEVFHLINMNKEADIIDAIIRKYKILEESYDFVLIEGSDFIGEGTAFEFDLNVSIAKNLGVPVIIVLSGEEKTIHEVSGAMRTAHNSFNDKEVQVLGVIANKIDSTQAFELTTLLKENLPARTIKSVIPGIKELSNPTMQEIFETLKGKLLFGENKLTNQVDNAIVGAMMLRNFLTRLRENTMVVTPGDRADIIISALQANISKNYPPVAGLVLTGDLLPDEPVLDLIEGLDSKVPIIATEKGTFETTNLIGSVRSRIYPDNTTKIELAINTFERYVDTKELDQRIITFEPEGITPRMFQYQLVKRAKKARKHIVLPEGNDDRILTAAARLVNQDIVDLTVIGNKDDIQAAVKRLALSVDINKFNIVKPTESEHFQDFVETFFDLRKEKGVNMDMARDMMSDVSYFGTMMVYKGLADGMVSGAVHTTQHTIRPALQFVKTKPGVSVVSSVFFMCLPDRVSVFGDCAVNPNPTAEQLSEIAISSAESSLMFGIEPKIAMLSYSSGTSGQGEEVEKVRKATEIVKEKRPDLKIEGPIQYDAAVDPTVGKQKMPNSDVAGQASVLIFPDLNTGNNTYKAVQRETGALAIGPMLQGLNKPVNDLSRGCTVDDIFNTVVITAIQAQE; translated from the coding sequence ATGACAAATGCTATTTACATTGCTACTTCTGAACCTTATAGTGGGAAATCAGTAGTTGCATTGGGCCTGATGAACATGCTCTCGAGCAAAGCCAAAAGGATCGCCTATTTTAAGCCAATTGTTGATGACGATCCTGTTAAACTAAAGAAAGACAGTACGATCCAGACGATAATACGCTATTTTGAACTTGAACAGGACTATACTGCTTCTTATGCATTTACCCGGAGTGAGGTTTTTCACCTTATTAACATGAATAAGGAGGCGGATATTATTGATGCTATTATCCGTAAGTATAAGATACTGGAAGAGAGTTATGATTTTGTATTGATAGAAGGTTCTGACTTCATTGGGGAAGGAACAGCTTTTGAATTCGATTTAAACGTATCAATAGCTAAAAATCTAGGTGTACCTGTTATTATTGTTCTTTCGGGTGAAGAAAAAACAATCCACGAGGTTTCGGGTGCTATGCGAACCGCTCACAATAGTTTTAACGACAAGGAGGTTCAGGTTTTAGGGGTTATAGCTAACAAAATTGACTCTACCCAAGCTTTTGAACTCACCACCCTACTCAAAGAAAATTTACCTGCAAGAACTATAAAATCAGTTATTCCGGGTATAAAAGAGTTGAGTAATCCTACCATGCAGGAGATTTTCGAAACATTGAAGGGTAAATTATTATTCGGTGAAAATAAACTGACTAACCAGGTTGATAATGCGATTGTAGGTGCTATGATGCTTCGTAATTTCCTTACACGTTTAAGGGAAAATACTATGGTGGTTACCCCTGGTGATCGTGCCGATATTATTATCAGTGCACTGCAGGCCAATATTTCTAAAAATTATCCGCCAGTTGCCGGATTGGTGCTTACCGGAGACTTATTACCCGATGAACCTGTATTAGATCTGATTGAAGGCCTGGATTCAAAAGTTCCAATCATTGCTACAGAAAAAGGAACTTTTGAAACGACCAATCTTATCGGTTCTGTTCGATCAAGAATATACCCGGATAATACCACAAAAATTGAATTGGCAATCAATACTTTTGAGCGTTATGTAGATACAAAAGAACTTGATCAGCGTATCATCACATTTGAACCTGAAGGCATTACCCCTCGGATGTTCCAATATCAACTGGTTAAACGTGCTAAGAAAGCTCGTAAACATATTGTATTGCCAGAAGGTAATGATGATCGTATTTTGACTGCTGCAGCCCGTTTGGTTAATCAGGATATTGTGGACCTTACTGTTATTGGAAATAAAGATGACATTCAGGCAGCTGTTAAGCGTTTAGCGCTTAGTGTAGATATTAATAAGTTCAATATCGTTAAGCCTACAGAATCTGAACATTTTCAGGATTTCGTCGAAACGTTCTTCGACCTGCGCAAAGAAAAAGGCGTAAACATGGATATGGCCCGGGATATGATGAGTGATGTTTCTTATTTCGGAACGATGATGGTGTATAAAGGCTTGGCAGACGGTATGGTTTCAGGTGCCGTTCACACCACTCAGCATACTATTCGTCCGGCTTTACAATTCGTAAAAACGAAACCCGGAGTTTCAGTTGTTTCTTCTGTTTTCTTCATGTGTTTACCAGATCGCGTTTCTGTTTTTGGCGATTGCGCCGTAAATCCAAACCCTACGGCTGAACAACTATCGGAAATTGCTATTTCTTCTGCGGAAAGTAGTTTAATGTTTGGCATTGAACCTAAAATCGCCATGCTTTCGTACTCTTCAGGAACATCGGGACAAGGAGAAGAGGTTGAAAAGGTTCGTAAAGCAACCGAGATTGTTAAAGAAAAACGACCTGATCTCAAAATTGAAGGTCCGATTCAATATGATGCAGCTGTTGATCCAACTGTTGGAAAACAAAAGATGCCTAACTCTGATGTGGCTGGACAAGCTAGTGTGTTAATTTTCCCTGATCTGAATACAGGAAATAACACTTATAAAGCGGTACAACGAGAAACTGGCGCATTGGCAATAGGTCCTATGTTACAAGGTTTAAATAAACCCGTAAATGACTTAAGTCGTGGATGTACTGTTGATGATATATTTAACACCGTTGTAATCACTGCAATTCAGGCACAAGAATAG
- a CDS encoding C1 family peptidase yields MNVKYFLVVPLIALATAVNAQDNLIKSLENNQSASSKEGFNFTTVTNAEATSVKNQGSSGTCWSYSTNSFLESEMIRLGKKPVDLAEIFTARNAYIEKGVNYVRMHGAISLGDGGACHDVINMYAQYGALPQDVYTGLNYGTKKNQFKEMAAITEAVLQAVVKNPNGELTPNWKKAYTAVIDSYLGEVPATFTYEGKTYTPQSFAKERVGINPKDYVELSSFINKPYYEKMLLMVPDNWSLDQVYNVKMDDMINIIDNAVKKGFTVAWATDVSEKGFSWKNGVAYVPAKKFEEMTADEKGTMFNGPREEMIITEELRQAAFDNYNTTDDHGMQITGLAKDQNGKEYYIVKNSWGETNDYKGYLYVTKEFVKYKTTAFLLHKDGIPSDIKKKLGL; encoded by the coding sequence ATGAACGTTAAATATTTTCTTGTTGTACCTCTCATTGCCCTGGCTACAGCCGTAAATGCCCAGGATAACCTGATCAAAAGTTTAGAGAACAATCAAAGTGCAAGCAGTAAAGAAGGCTTCAATTTTACTACTGTAACGAATGCAGAAGCTACTTCAGTTAAAAATCAAGGTAGTTCAGGCACTTGTTGGAGTTATTCTACTAACTCATTTCTTGAATCAGAAATGATTCGTTTGGGTAAAAAGCCGGTAGATTTAGCAGAGATCTTCACCGCAAGAAATGCTTACATTGAAAAAGGTGTTAATTACGTGCGTATGCATGGAGCAATCAGCCTAGGTGACGGAGGTGCATGCCATGACGTTATAAATATGTATGCCCAGTATGGAGCTCTGCCACAAGACGTTTATACCGGTTTAAATTATGGCACTAAGAAAAATCAGTTCAAAGAAATGGCAGCCATTACCGAAGCTGTTTTACAGGCGGTCGTTAAAAACCCGAATGGTGAATTAACTCCAAACTGGAAAAAAGCTTATACTGCTGTTATTGATTCTTATTTAGGTGAAGTTCCAGCAACTTTCACTTATGAAGGAAAAACATATACTCCGCAATCGTTCGCTAAAGAGAGAGTTGGCATTAATCCAAAAGATTATGTTGAATTATCATCTTTCATTAACAAACCATATTATGAAAAAATGCTGTTAATGGTACCTGATAACTGGTCATTGGATCAGGTTTACAACGTTAAAATGGATGACATGATCAATATTATTGATAATGCAGTTAAAAAAGGGTTTACTGTTGCATGGGCTACTGATGTAAGTGAAAAAGGTTTTAGCTGGAAAAATGGTGTTGCATATGTTCCTGCTAAGAAATTTGAAGAGATGACTGCTGATGAAAAAGGAACGATGTTCAACGGTCCTAGAGAAGAAATGATCATCACAGAGGAACTTCGTCAGGCTGCATTTGACAACTATAATACTACCGATGATCATGGTATGCAAATTACCGGTTTGGCAAAAGATCAAAACGGAAAAGAATACTACATTGTTAAAAACTCTTGGGGAGAAACGAACGACTATAAAGGATATTTGTACGTAACCAAAGAGTTTGTAAAATACAAGACTACTGCCTTTTTATTACACAAAGACGGTATACCTTCAGACATTAAAAAGAAATTGGGTTTGTAA